From Xyrauchen texanus isolate HMW12.3.18 chromosome 12, RBS_HiC_50CHRs, whole genome shotgun sequence, one genomic window encodes:
- the LOC127653051 gene encoding leucine-rich repeat-containing protein 4B-like has protein sequence MRITTVTSLPSPSPLLLLFAQLLLWLILPGQETVGAVSTCPTPCSCSNQASRVICTRRNLDEVPESISNNTRYLNLQENSIQVIKSDTFKHLRHLEILQLSKNQIRQIEVGAFNGLPNLNTLELFDNRLTLVPSQAFEYLSKLRELWLRNNPIETLPGYAFHRVPSLRRLDLGELKKLDYISDAAFVGLINLRYLNLGMCGLKDIPNLTPLVRLEELELSGNRLEIIRPGSFQGLESLRKLWLMHSQMSVIERNAFDDLKNLEELNLSHNSLHSLPHDLFTPLQKLERVHLNHNPWVCNCDVLWLSWWLKETVPSNTTCCARCHAPPYLKGKYIGELDQSHFTCYAPVIVEPPTDLNVTEGMAAELKCRTGTSMTSVNWITPNGTLMTHGSYRVRISVLHDGTLNFTNVTLRDTGQYTCMVTNSAGNTTATAVLNVTAADVNVNYTYFTTVTVETVETTGEEDSALRAINETFIHIPGPTPSGHLWHEVVPTTASSLSILGSSSSPRATKPTLTLPISEPNYPSGLDDVMKTTKIIIGCFVAITFMAAVMLVVFYKLRKQHQLHKHHGPARAIEIINVEDEIGAGTGLRGSGISGGSTVPQGGSCGGSQSFRLHHPEIVNLPNLARAEHLNHYYKAHHFNNNMMGLGLGGGSVGGLNNNNNPSPCSQAQTTPISCTQVPVSAGSTPCPMPSSMPLPTLGFHGSLKGLIGKGQNPQIEPLLFKSGSKENVQETQI, from the exons ATGCGCATCACCACGGTGACCAGCCTTCCTAGTCCCTCCCCCCTCCTCCTCTTATTTGCCCAGCTGCTGTTGTGGCTCATCCTCCCAGGCCAAGAGACAGTGGGAGCGGTCTCTACCTGTCCCACCCCTTGCAGTTGTTCTAATCAAGCTAGTCGAGTAATCTGTACAAGACGAAACTTGGACGAGGTGCCCGAGAGTATATCAAACAACACACGATACCTCAACCTACAGGAGAACTCGATACAG GTGATAAAGTCAGACACATTCAAACACTTACGGCACCTGGAGATCCTCCAGCTCTCCAAGAACCAGATTCGTCAGATAGAGGTCGGTGCTTTCAATGGCCTCCCAAACCTCAACACATTGGAACTGTTTGACAACCGCCTCACGCTGGTGCCATCACAGGCTTTCGAGTACCTCAGCAAGCTGCGGGAGCTGTGGTTACGAAACAATCCCATTGAGACCTTACCAGGCTACGCCTTTCACCGTGTTCCCTCCCTGCGGCGTCTTGACTTAGGCGAACTCAAGAAGCTGGATTATATATCTGATGCAGCCTTTGTTGGACTCATCAACCTGCGCTACCTAAACTTGGGTATGTGTGGTCTGAAGGACATCCCTAACTTGACCCCCCTGGTGCGATTAGAGGAGCTGGAGTTGTCTGGAAACCGTCTGGAAATCATCAGACCTGGATCCTTTCAGGGCTTAGAATCTTTGCGCAAACTGTGGCTCATGCATTCTCAAATGTCTGTCATTGAGCGCAATGCCTTTGATGATCTCAAGAACCTAGAGGAGCTCAACCTATCTCATAATTCCCTGCACTCATTGCCCCATGATCTTTTCACACCTCTGCAGAAGTTGGAGAGGGTGCACCTCAATCATAACCCATGGGTGTGCAACTGCGACGTGCTGTGGCTAAGCTGGTGGCTCAAAGAAACTGTACCGAGCAACACAACCTGCTGTGCACGGTGCCATGCACCACCCTACCTTAAGGGAAAATACATTGGAGAGCTCGACCAGAGCCATTTCACCTGCTATGCCCCTGTCATTGTGGAGCCACCCACTGACCTTAATGTAACTGAGGGCATGGCTGCTGAGCTCAAGTGTCGCACTGGTACCTCCATGACCTCTGTCAACTGGATAACCCCAAACGGAACCTTAATGACCCATGGCTCCTATCGTGTCAGGATTTCCGTGCTGCATGATGGCACACTGAATTTCACCAACGTAACTCTGCGTGACACGGGCCAGTACACCTGCATGGTGACCAACTCAGCAGGAAACACCACGGCAACTGCTGTCCTGAATGTGACTGCAGCAGATGTCAATGTCAACTACACCTACTTCACCACGGTCACTGTGGAAACAGTCGAGACCACAGGAGAAGAAGATTCTGCCTTGCGTGCCATCAATGAGACCTTCATCCATATTCCTGGCCCTACACCTTCTGGGCACCTCTGGCATGAGGTTGTCCCCACTACCGCCTCTTCTCTCTCAATCCTTGGCTCATCGTCCTCTCCCCGTGCAACCAAACCCACTTTAACCCTTCCCATATCTGAACCCAACTACCCTTCTGGTCTTGATGATGTGATGAAGACCACTAAGATCATCATTGGTTGCTTTGTGGCCATCACCTTCATGGCTGCAGTCATGCTGGTGGTGTTCTACAAGCTGAGGAAGCAGCACCAGTTGCACAAACACCATGGGCCGGCACGAGCCATAGAGATCATTAATGTCGAAGATGAGATTGGAGCAGGAACAGGCCTTCGTGGTAGCGGCATCTCAGGAGGTTCCACAGTACCACAAGGAGGATCCTGTGGAGGCAGTCAGAGTTTCCGGCTTCACCACCCTGAAATTGTCAACCTCCCAAACCTTGCACGAGCAGAGCATCTCAACCATTACTACAAGGCCCATCACTTCAACAATAACATGATGGGTCTGGGCCTTGGTGGAGGTTCTGTTGGAGGcctaaacaataacaacaacccCTCTCCTTGCTCCCAGGCCCAGACTACCCCCATCTCTTGCACACAGGTGCCAGTTTCTGCAGGTAGCACACCATGCCCCATGCCTTCTTCAATGCCCCTGCCGACCCTTGGCTTCCATGGGTCACTGAAAGGCCTGATAGGCAAAGGGCAGAACCCACAGATTGAGCCATTGCTCTTCAAGAGTGGCTCCAAGGAGAATGTCCAAGAAACCCAGATCTGA